In the Brevundimonas sp. LM2 genome, TGCGCCTGCGCGGTCCATTCGATGCTGAAGCCGGGGCAGGGCTACACCACCCTTGAGATCAAGACCGTCTTCCACCGCGCCCTGACCGAGGGGGTGCCGGTCCGGGCCGAGGGCCGGATCGTCCAGATCGGTCGCCGCGCCGGGTTCGCCGAGGCGGATCTGAAAGGACTGGACGGCAAGCTGTATGCCACGGCGACCTCGACCTGTCTGGTCATGCAGATCGAGTGACCGCGCGGGCCGGTGCGCCTCCCCGGGATGAAACCAAAGCGAGGTCGGGGACTTCTGCTGGCTACCGCTCACAACAGGAGGCCGTCCATGGCCATCGCACGGCCCTCTCTGAGGACAGGCGCGCACGCTTTGCACGCCATACTCCTGTCTTTCCCGATCGCTCTGTTCAGCGGTGCCCTCCTGTCCGACATCGCCTATCTGCGGACGGCCGAAATCCAGTGGACGAACTTTTCGGCCTGGTTGATCGCCTTCGCCCTGGTGTTCGGCGGGCTGGTCGCGGCCTGGGCGCTGGTGTCTCTGGTGATCGGCTATCGGGATGCGCGCAGGGACGGCCGCATCACCTATTTCGCCGTCCTGGCCGCCATGTGGGTGCTGGGATTGATCAACGCCTTCAAGCACAGCCAGGACGCCTGGAGCTCCGTCGGGGCGCTGGGGCTGATCCTCTCCGTCCTGTGTACTCTGCTGGCCCTCGCCGCCGGCGTCCTTCTGCATGCGGGCCTGACGACCCGGGAGATCGCCCGATGATCCG is a window encoding:
- a CDS encoding PaaI family thioesterase; translation: MTSILSLTHLSGVEQLRLAFQGEENTAPIARTLDYRLTEVEAGRVVFEGTPTRAVYNPIGTVHGGWMATLLDSACACAVHSMLKPGQGYTTLEIKTVFHRALTEGVPVRAEGRIVQIGRRAGFAEADLKGLDGKLYATATSTCLVMQIE
- a CDS encoding DUF2231 domain-containing protein, with the translated sequence MAIARPSLRTGAHALHAILLSFPIALFSGALLSDIAYLRTAEIQWTNFSAWLIAFALVFGGLVAAWALVSLVIGYRDARRDGRITYFAVLAAMWVLGLINAFKHSQDAWSSVGALGLILSVLCTLLALAAGVLLHAGLTTREIAR